The window CACGGATTCAGGCTTCTTTCAGAAGCCCGTTGTGTAAAGACCCTTGACATATTGAGCAGTGGGCGCACGAATTCCCATGCGCTTTTGATCTTCAGTATGCCTGCCGGGCAGGCATTGACGCATCTTCCACACCCCATGCATTCAACGGTTTTTATGCGGCCCGTTTTTACAAACTCCTTGACAGGGATCCCCATATCACATACCGATTCGCATTTACCACATTTAAGACATTTGTCTCCATCCGCCTCTATTCGATAGAAACCCAAATAGCTATACAGACCCCAAAGAGCTGCATACGGACAAAGTATCCTGCAGTAACTCCTGTTCCCAAAAAGCGGGAGGAAGAGATAACTGAAGTAGTAGCTCTCCGTAAGCACAGTGTAATAGTAGGTCCCAACCTTTTCATAGGCATGGACAGGATCGAAGATAATCCATCCTAAATACGTGAGCATAAATGCAAGAAATACGTATTTTAAGTAACGAAGCCTCCACCACAGACGGTTTCTGGGCGTCATCCTCCTGAAGGCGAAACCAACCGTCTCGCGCGTGGCCACACAGGGACAGTTCCACCCGCAGTCGAGTCTCCTTCCAAAAAAGAGCATCAAAAATCCGTAACCGAAAAACATGGCCGAGCCGATGACATGAATGGCAGGCCATAGGGAGTGTCTGCCGTCAAGTCCGGGAACCGTGATACCCATCACATAGGGCATGACACCCCAAAATATCAGATACAACCATACAATGACATGGATCCTGATCTTCTGGTATCGATCCTCCTTGAGAAAAAACCTGTAGAGCCCGAAGGCGAAGACAAAAACAAAGACCATAAAATCAGACAAATACATGGGCCTATCGCCCACATCGAAGATCTTTTTGTTGAAAATGTGAGATATGACGAGAAGAACGGCGGCCCCGTAGCTTACTGCCCCAAGGGAGAGATATCGGCGGTCCCTGACCGCCTCCCTGAATATCCACCAGAGTATCTTGACCCCTGCCCTGACGCTCCCGGTTACTGTACCGCTTATCTTGGAGATCCCTGACCTGCGTTTCAGGTAATCCACGGCCACTTCTTTAGTCCTCAGTCCCATACGCACGGCCTTGATCTGCATCTCCACGGTCCAGCCAAAATCGCGGTCTTCCATGGAGAGCCTTTCCAGGGCCGTCCAAGTGATCGCCCTGAACGGCCCCAAGTCCGTAAACCTCCTGCCCCATACAAGATAAATGAGAAAGACGGCCAGCATGTTGCCGAATCTCTGTACAGCTGTAAGCGCCCCCTTCTCCACATTACCAAGGGCCCTGCTCCCTATTACCAGATCAAAGGCGCCTGATGCCAAAGGTGTCAGCAGCCTGCACATTTGAGAGAGATCTTCGCTGGCATCCCCATTGGCGAATACCACTATATCAGGGGGGGACTTTTGCAGGTGCTTCAAGGCGGCAAGACAGGCCGAACCGTATCCCCTAAGAGAGGCGGATACGACCTCAGCGCCAAGCGATGCGGCTATCCTCGCCGTATCGTCCTCGGAGCCGTTATCAGAAACGATTATTCTGTCCACATAATCCGGACAGTTTGAGATGACCTTCTCTATTCCCTGGGCCTCGTTGAGGGCCGGTATAACAAGGGCTACTGTTTTATTTTTGAACATCGGTCAACCACATTTTGTTGATTCCACTCCACAACCCCACTGTTGATGAACGATCAAAGTTCACGCCCCCTCAGGTCTCTGTAAGATCCCGAGGGTCTTCATCCCTGTCCGGGGAATGCACAATTCAGTGCCTTTCCCATAGGGGGCACGCGGGCCCGATGCATTCCCGGTTTTTGGCCGACTGCCGGCACCTGAGCGGGTAATCCGCCTTAAGCGTGACGGTAAGGAGCCACCGGGACCATTCCGCGGCCTTTACGAGGGCGATCCACGAGTCCCGCTGGCAGCAGCGGGCTGCGGCAAAACGGGCCTGCTCCTTGATCACTGATTGGCAGATCTCCTGCACCTGCCTGCGCTCCCGCGCCTTGATGGGGCTCGCCCCCAGGATGAGGCCAAAGGCGATGCCCACCCCAATGGCGGCTCCACACGCCCCGGTGAAGGCGCAGTTTCCGCCTGGAACAGCGCCTCCCCGCCTGAGTGCAGTCTCAAGCATCCCCTCTGTTACGTGTCCTCCCAGGTTCCTGTAGGTGGCAAGGATCAGCCCTGGCACCAGGATATGGTACTCCGGCCCGTGCATGGAGATGGATGGGTGCCTGCGGATGGCATCGAACAGGAATACCATGTCGGTCTCCCGGGTGGTGCGCAGGGCATGGGCGATGAATGAAGCG is drawn from Deltaproteobacteria bacterium and contains these coding sequences:
- a CDS encoding glycosyltransferase: MFKNKTVALVIPALNEAQGIEKVISNCPDYVDRIIVSDNGSEDDTARIAASLGAEVVSASLRGYGSACLAALKHLQKSPPDIVVFANGDASEDLSQMCRLLTPLASGAFDLVIGSRALGNVEKGALTAVQRFGNMLAVFLIYLVWGRRFTDLGPFRAITWTALERLSMEDRDFGWTVEMQIKAVRMGLRTKEVAVDYLKRRSGISKISGTVTGSVRAGVKILWWIFREAVRDRRYLSLGAVSYGAAVLLVISHIFNKKIFDVGDRPMYLSDFMVFVFVFAFGLYRFFLKEDRYQKIRIHVIVWLYLIFWGVMPYVMGITVPGLDGRHSLWPAIHVIGSAMFFGYGFLMLFFGRRLDCGWNCPCVATRETVGFAFRRMTPRNRLWWRLRYLKYVFLAFMLTYLGWIIFDPVHAYEKVGTYYYTVLTESYYFSYLFLPLFGNRSYCRILCPYAALWGLYSYLGFYRIEADGDKCLKCGKCESVCDMGIPVKEFVKTGRIKTVECMGCGRCVNACPAGILKIKSAWEFVRPLLNMSRVFTQRASERSLNP